A window of Leptospira fainei serovar Hurstbridge str. BUT 6 contains these coding sequences:
- a CDS encoding LA_1737 family protein translates to MNLFFNFTFRFCFVFISSYLFSATILEAQPKDFFDDLTSERKPIYGSEKEEKYPVRAIIMKVESWQDHFSWDVLFAVSYTNYPQFKEYTVYPFYYYLKDKNSTSYRSWSFPFYFSQKVDQSQIKESYNFSLLHYYSYEQNTNYKKETYRFPSFLPLAGAENQEFANGGKNSFQYVFPLLFFRNTTENSSWTHFLIFHKGKDQDSDYGAFLPLLYWGSGKSKSHLTLLPLFSYNSEKNGAEGMFLSPFYLRTWSENSLSGQFEKKEITGIPLLLSFKVTSERNGEVLQSNWFTPIFFREYTKASGTRTNLLYLSGWNRDLNGSLNGAYLFPFLFYEKDSYFTAFPFYFSGTSRQGSYWNFLGIAGRGEYGPDKYSYAFPFFLTTESNNESYSLFGPVEFSKSGSTSSFRIYPFYYSGNSPGTSYWNVAGLFGKGEDGPDRYAYAFPFFLKTKSAQSSYDLYGPVETSSAGPNSTFRIYPIYFSGTSPAGSYWNFLGLAGRGKAGNDKYSYLFPFFLASESAAGSYDLYGPVELERNGLEFSFRIYPFFYSGKSQIGSYWNFAGLFGNWKEGDASYSYLFPLFFRNRDSKGSYSLFGPLEIRDSQTESSLRIYPIFFSGNSDSGSYWNFLGLGGRGFDGAGNQRYGYAFPLYYHNKNVFRVFIPFFFRFGYEENDYSSFGIFHYVKRSPELDRTWTLLYFSKDDRVTKESSRFLLPIYYSWDTPRSKASIFLPFYLKYEEADKSLDLNIAGFSSSKSLNTLHGSASASIGTTDKELYLDTDFAWFYNLVRVSYRESISKDSILWWKRKQEVSVPETNNTDSNLQNRQQIPVVQTSAQNPESKEDGLRKYKTLSRDTSKSFFGFSTLFGIVSYERGDDRRHFRLLPLAWYSWSEETKDKVTIWLLPPIFKSKIGDQEYNVYFPFYARQDDAADFQEAWMIFGFQRGRKGDTRDYSVLWPFFRAYHSPDTWGFRAFPLVVHDSSPNLQRTISILYYSKKERNPEVETYGFHSILLPLIHTGETKTSLSSGNQVREGYQLFAPFFYRKYDSIEGGAGGNYSSKVITLLSYYSSSSDISGGSDTSFLFPFYYYNRSKSPGEPSERMTKTDFVIPLGLYYKRNGDSSRFFFLGYYSASDPGATYTNVLGFFSSSTVKTQFTTVSKTDLFPFYFSEVEREKETIVHNKIMVPILFRYDSKPDSYSLNILLLGNRIKSPSESSFALYPFYSDNETNTAGIKSRTIWGVPYYFERNDQASGSWDSFSVSPIGIFSATGKGGDLREESTANFFLLPFPTLYTSTSEKESTAFWFGFYYNRFAANADAESKEFSFLKLISYNTYRNKSENSTSASIFPLISFAGEESISEKGKRDSTKNYMFPLFYYNRESKPTGNSFHFNLAVIFDLARDSESGRSRFIFGPIYSINGSNSNSWGIFPLLLRNRKADSSFWFALGSYSYVDKESDRWGFAGILDVNRELALQRRNVNVFLGLFHGEYDANRTRWAVLGRLIAGYESRQDYSDANFLWLRLKRSESESIANFLPAYYYHRDGSEVSTYVPPVLGYFSSGKNGRYDMAGFGLLYYRNESISTGEDTMVIGPGLYYYRARPERGYRSMGILAFPGIGGLLWDWEYELQTDYSKYSILQILYSNTTNAGKNYSRIFGIRF, encoded by the coding sequence ATGAACCTTTTTTTCAATTTTACCTTTCGATTCTGTTTTGTTTTTATTTCTTCCTATCTGTTTTCGGCGACAATTCTCGAAGCTCAACCTAAGGATTTTTTTGACGATCTAACTTCGGAACGGAAACCTATCTACGGGAGTGAAAAGGAGGAAAAGTATCCGGTTCGCGCGATCATCATGAAAGTGGAATCCTGGCAGGATCATTTTTCCTGGGATGTTCTCTTTGCCGTAAGCTATACCAACTATCCTCAATTTAAGGAATATACGGTTTATCCGTTTTATTATTATCTCAAAGATAAGAATTCCACATCTTATCGTTCTTGGTCCTTTCCATTCTATTTCAGCCAAAAAGTGGATCAAAGCCAAATTAAGGAGAGTTATAATTTTTCCCTTTTGCATTATTATTCTTATGAGCAGAATACGAATTATAAAAAGGAAACCTATAGATTTCCGTCGTTTCTTCCCTTAGCGGGCGCGGAGAACCAAGAGTTTGCGAATGGGGGGAAGAATTCCTTTCAATACGTGTTCCCGCTTTTGTTCTTTAGAAATACGACCGAGAATTCGAGTTGGACTCATTTTCTGATTTTTCATAAAGGAAAGGACCAAGACTCGGACTACGGAGCTTTCTTACCCTTATTGTACTGGGGCTCGGGAAAGTCGAAATCTCATTTAACTTTATTGCCCCTGTTTTCCTATAATTCCGAGAAAAACGGAGCGGAGGGGATGTTTTTATCCCCGTTCTACCTACGCACCTGGTCGGAAAATTCCCTTTCGGGGCAGTTCGAAAAAAAGGAAATAACAGGAATTCCTTTATTATTATCATTTAAAGTAACATCCGAACGGAATGGAGAAGTCCTTCAATCAAATTGGTTTACTCCTATTTTCTTTCGAGAGTATACTAAAGCATCGGGAACTCGAACGAATTTGCTTTATCTGAGCGGATGGAATCGAGATTTAAACGGTTCATTGAATGGAGCCTATCTTTTTCCTTTTCTATTTTACGAAAAAGATTCTTATTTCACAGCCTTTCCTTTCTATTTCTCCGGCACTTCTCGCCAAGGATCTTATTGGAATTTTTTAGGAATCGCGGGTCGGGGGGAATACGGGCCTGACAAATATTCTTATGCATTTCCTTTTTTCCTTACGACGGAATCGAATAATGAATCGTACTCGCTATTCGGTCCTGTGGAATTTTCCAAAAGCGGATCGACTTCGTCTTTTAGAATTTATCCGTTTTACTATTCGGGCAATTCTCCGGGAACCTCATACTGGAATGTTGCCGGGTTGTTCGGAAAAGGAGAAGATGGCCCTGATCGGTATGCCTATGCTTTTCCTTTTTTTCTTAAGACGAAATCGGCACAAAGTTCGTACGATCTATACGGACCTGTCGAAACGTCTAGTGCTGGACCGAATTCGACGTTTAGAATTTATCCGATATATTTTTCGGGAACGTCTCCCGCCGGTTCGTACTGGAATTTTCTAGGATTGGCAGGAAGAGGAAAAGCTGGGAACGACAAATATTCTTATTTGTTTCCCTTCTTTCTAGCCTCGGAGTCGGCGGCGGGTTCTTACGATTTGTACGGCCCCGTCGAGTTGGAAAGAAACGGTCTCGAATTCTCCTTTAGAATCTATCCGTTTTTTTATTCGGGCAAATCCCAAATAGGTTCCTATTGGAATTTTGCCGGGCTTTTCGGAAATTGGAAGGAAGGAGACGCCTCCTATTCCTATCTTTTTCCGCTCTTCTTTCGAAATAGAGATTCGAAGGGCTCATATTCTCTATTCGGTCCTTTGGAAATTAGAGATAGTCAAACGGAATCAAGCTTGAGGATCTACCCGATTTTCTTTTCCGGGAATTCCGATTCGGGTTCCTATTGGAATTTTCTCGGTTTAGGCGGCAGAGGTTTTGACGGCGCTGGGAATCAACGCTATGGATATGCTTTTCCTCTCTATTATCATAATAAGAACGTCTTTCGGGTCTTCATTCCTTTCTTTTTCCGATTCGGATACGAAGAGAACGACTACTCTTCTTTCGGTATTTTTCATTATGTTAAGCGATCACCGGAGTTGGACCGAACCTGGACTTTACTCTATTTTTCAAAGGATGATCGTGTTACTAAAGAAAGTTCCCGGTTTCTCTTGCCGATTTATTATTCTTGGGACACTCCTCGAAGTAAAGCCTCCATCTTTCTTCCATTCTATTTAAAATACGAAGAAGCGGATAAATCCCTGGATTTGAATATAGCCGGATTTTCTTCCTCAAAGTCCTTAAATACGTTGCATGGATCCGCGTCCGCCTCGATCGGAACGACCGACAAGGAATTGTATTTGGATACCGACTTCGCTTGGTTCTACAATTTAGTAAGAGTGTCTTATAGAGAATCAATCTCTAAGGATTCGATTTTGTGGTGGAAGAGAAAACAGGAAGTCTCGGTTCCTGAAACTAATAATACGGATTCGAACTTGCAAAACCGGCAACAAATTCCGGTCGTCCAAACTTCGGCCCAGAATCCGGAATCGAAGGAAGACGGACTTAGAAAATATAAAACCCTTTCCCGAGACACGTCTAAATCGTTTTTCGGATTCAGTACCTTATTCGGAATAGTAAGCTATGAGAGGGGAGATGATCGAAGGCATTTTCGGCTTTTGCCTCTTGCCTGGTATTCTTGGTCGGAGGAGACTAAAGACAAGGTTACGATTTGGCTTTTGCCTCCTATCTTCAAAAGTAAAATCGGGGATCAGGAGTATAACGTTTATTTTCCCTTTTACGCGAGACAGGATGATGCCGCCGATTTTCAAGAAGCCTGGATGATTTTCGGGTTTCAGAGAGGAAGGAAAGGGGATACAAGAGATTATTCGGTGCTCTGGCCCTTCTTTAGAGCCTACCATTCGCCCGATACGTGGGGCTTTCGCGCGTTTCCTCTGGTCGTTCACGATTCGTCCCCGAATCTGCAAAGGACCATAAGTATATTATACTATAGTAAAAAAGAAAGGAATCCGGAGGTCGAAACTTACGGCTTTCATTCGATTCTGTTACCCCTTATTCACACCGGAGAAACGAAGACTTCGTTATCTTCGGGAAATCAAGTGAGAGAAGGCTATCAGCTTTTTGCTCCCTTCTTTTACCGAAAATACGATTCGATCGAGGGGGGTGCAGGCGGAAATTATTCTTCTAAGGTTATAACCTTATTGTCTTACTATAGCTCATCGAGTGATATTTCGGGCGGTTCCGATACTAGTTTTCTCTTTCCTTTTTATTATTATAATCGCTCGAAGTCGCCCGGTGAACCGAGTGAAAGGATGACGAAGACCGATTTTGTAATTCCGCTCGGTCTTTATTATAAAAGGAATGGAGATTCGAGTCGATTTTTCTTCCTAGGCTATTATTCGGCTTCTGATCCCGGGGCCACGTATACGAACGTATTGGGATTTTTTTCCTCCTCCACCGTAAAAACCCAATTTACGACAGTTTCCAAGACCGATCTATTCCCGTTTTATTTTTCCGAGGTTGAAAGGGAGAAGGAGACGATCGTTCATAATAAAATCATGGTCCCGATTTTATTTAGATACGATTCAAAACCGGATTCGTACTCGTTGAATATTCTTTTGCTAGGAAATAGAATAAAATCGCCGTCGGAATCCTCCTTTGCATTGTATCCGTTTTATTCCGATAATGAAACGAATACTGCCGGAATAAAGAGCCGAACGATTTGGGGAGTTCCGTATTATTTTGAAAGAAACGATCAAGCTTCGGGATCGTGGGATTCTTTTTCGGTGAGTCCGATCGGCATTTTTTCAGCTACGGGAAAGGGAGGCGATTTACGAGAGGAAAGCACGGCTAATTTCTTTTTGCTACCTTTTCCGACATTGTATACTTCCACATCTGAAAAGGAATCCACCGCCTTTTGGTTCGGGTTCTATTATAACCGATTTGCTGCCAATGCCGATGCCGAATCCAAAGAATTCAGTTTTTTAAAATTAATTTCTTATAATACTTATAGAAATAAGAGCGAAAATTCTACGAGTGCTTCTATTTTTCCGTTAATCTCTTTCGCCGGGGAAGAATCGATTAGCGAAAAAGGAAAAAGGGATTCTACGAAGAATTATATGTTTCCTTTATTTTATTATAATCGAGAGTCTAAGCCGACCGGAAATTCCTTCCATTTCAATCTGGCGGTGATTTTCGATCTCGCCAGAGATTCCGAATCGGGTCGTTCGCGATTTATTTTCGGGCCTATCTATTCCATCAACGGTTCCAATTCGAATTCTTGGGGAATATTTCCGTTATTGCTTCGCAATCGCAAAGCTGATTCAAGTTTCTGGTTCGCATTAGGATCCTATTCGTACGTGGATAAGGAAAGCGATCGTTGGGGATTTGCGGGAATACTGGACGTGAATCGTGAATTGGCGCTTCAAAGAAGAAATGTAAACGTTTTCTTAGGATTATTCCACGGAGAATATGATGCAAATCGGACGCGTTGGGCGGTTCTAGGTAGATTGATCGCGGGGTATGAATCCCGCCAGGATTACTCGGATGCGAATTTCCTTTGGCTTCGTCTAAAGCGTTCGGAAAGCGAAAGTATCGCGAATTTCCTTCCCGCATATTATTACCATCGGGATGGAAGCGAGGTTTCTACTTATGTACCTCCAGTACTCGGATATTTTTCTTCGGGAAAAAACGGTCGATACGATATGGCGGGATTCGGTCTTCTTTATTATAGGAATGAATCGATTTCAACCGGTGAAGATACGATGGTCATAGGTCCCGGCTTATATTATTATCGAGCCAGACCGGAGAGAGGATATCGTTCGATGGGAATTTTGGCATTTCCCGGGATCGGGGGGCTACTTTGGGATTGGGAATACGAATTACAGACGGATTATAGTAAATATTCCATTCTACAAATCTTATATAGTAATACGACGAATGCGGGGAAGAATTACAGTAGAATTTTCGGGATTCGATTTTAG
- a CDS encoding DUF167 domain-containing protein, with protein MRIEVRVKPNSKKPFVKKGEGQAWIVAVREPALEGKANDAVLLAIAEEFGVSKRCVRLVHGEKSKKKLIEIVED; from the coding sequence ATGCGTATCGAAGTCAGGGTCAAGCCGAATTCCAAAAAGCCCTTCGTCAAAAAAGGGGAGGGCCAGGCTTGGATCGTTGCCGTTAGGGAACCGGCACTCGAGGGGAAAGCGAACGATGCAGTTCTCTTAGCGATTGCCGAAGAATTCGGGGTCTCTAAAAGGTGTGTTCGATTAGTTCACGGCGAGAAGAGCAAAAAAAAACTCATCGAAATCGTTGAAGATTAA
- the murJ gene encoding murein biosynthesis integral membrane protein MurJ, with translation MSKAATRSFALSFYTLLSRILGLFRDHFMAVSFGTGMIASAFSVAYRLPNMFRNLLAEGTLSQSFMPLYSEAGKEGEEAARKMSGAVLVFLALILFAFVLLIFSISPIAIPLLVGGSKEYSTLVIELTYILFFLIVTASLSSIFMAISNVKNRFFVPSLSPIILNLSYLVVFLCVFPFLELDLLTKVRILCFAIIFGGVIQLFVQVWYVSKNGEGPILSWNYRHPAIKKIFKLMLPAALGGGFYQLGLLVDIFLANMVQNANPGLGAVVSLDYSQRLVQLPTGIIGVALATTTLPALLSALKEDRHSEVPGEMLGVLGFASFLTIPAALGMGFLAGPILDSIYYGGRWDHIATETATMPLILYSVAVPFYSMNKVLISSFYAFQDTKTPLKVQALSLGLNLILNLSLIYYLKHSAIALSSAVTSISTWLFLSRSLMKHGVAFPWAGFIRKTFSLLIPLILMSAILILYRYFLHNSLLSVLQAEGIGYANSSRISVLIAVLFSGGIFLGTSLLLDIDEIRLIAGKFRKKR, from the coding sequence TTGTCCAAAGCAGCCACCCGTAGCTTCGCTCTTTCTTTCTATACTTTACTTTCTCGAATCCTAGGTTTATTCAGAGACCATTTTATGGCTGTGTCGTTCGGGACCGGCATGATTGCCTCGGCATTTTCGGTAGCCTACCGATTGCCCAATATGTTCCGGAATCTTTTAGCCGAAGGAACTCTTTCACAGTCCTTTATGCCTCTTTATTCCGAAGCCGGGAAGGAGGGAGAGGAGGCGGCTCGGAAAATGAGCGGTGCGGTACTGGTCTTTTTGGCGCTGATTCTATTTGCCTTTGTCCTTTTGATATTTTCGATTTCCCCGATCGCCATTCCGTTGTTGGTAGGCGGTTCTAAAGAATATTCGACTCTTGTAATAGAGTTAACCTATATCCTTTTCTTTCTAATCGTTACAGCAAGCTTATCGTCGATCTTTATGGCTATTTCGAACGTTAAGAATAGATTTTTTGTCCCTTCTCTTTCTCCGATTATATTAAATTTAAGTTATCTAGTCGTGTTCCTTTGCGTCTTTCCTTTTTTAGAGTTGGATCTCTTGACGAAGGTTCGAATACTTTGCTTTGCCATCATATTCGGCGGAGTCATCCAGTTATTCGTTCAGGTTTGGTATGTATCTAAAAACGGAGAAGGCCCGATACTATCATGGAACTATAGGCATCCGGCTATAAAAAAGATTTTTAAACTGATGTTGCCTGCCGCTTTGGGTGGCGGTTTTTATCAACTCGGTTTGTTGGTGGATATTTTTCTCGCAAATATGGTTCAAAATGCGAATCCCGGTCTGGGGGCAGTGGTTAGTTTAGACTATTCTCAGAGATTGGTTCAACTTCCGACAGGAATCATCGGCGTTGCTTTAGCGACAACTACTTTGCCCGCATTGCTTTCCGCACTGAAGGAAGACCGACATTCGGAGGTACCGGGAGAAATGCTCGGGGTTTTAGGATTCGCTTCCTTTCTCACAATCCCGGCCGCATTGGGGATGGGTTTTCTAGCCGGGCCGATTCTGGATTCTATTTATTACGGAGGAAGATGGGATCATATTGCGACGGAAACCGCCACGATGCCTCTCATTTTATATTCGGTAGCAGTTCCGTTTTATAGTATGAATAAGGTGCTTATTTCCTCCTTTTATGCGTTTCAGGATACGAAAACTCCGTTGAAAGTTCAGGCTTTGTCTTTAGGGTTGAATTTAATTCTGAATCTTTCTTTGATTTACTATTTGAAACATTCCGCGATTGCATTATCTTCCGCGGTGACTTCGATTTCCACCTGGCTGTTCTTATCCAGAAGTCTTATGAAGCACGGAGTCGCATTCCCATGGGCAGGTTTTATTCGTAAGACGTTCAGCCTTTTGATCCCCTTAATTTTAATGAGCGCTATTCTCATTTTGTACAGATATTTCTTGCATAATTCTCTATTGTCAGTCCTGCAAGCGGAAGGCATCGGATACGCAAATTCTTCCCGAATTTCCGTTTTAATTGCAGTTCTCTTTTCCGGCGGAATTTTTCTCGGGACTAGTCTGCTGTTAGACATAGACGAGATCAGATTAATCGCTGGTAAATTTCGAAAGAAACGTTAG
- a CDS encoding STAS domain-containing protein — translation MELKTSRFQKILRIVPKGTLDSHSSPDLIRFLKSRWEEGERLFLMICDSVQYLEEEGISSLSELQSYLQKNGGNIAFIGWNEECKLVLGLFGLATSLPIFPTERAAEEWLSSLKIEDLRSKRSVSEDSFASLRQTKPLQFYSAPIESVLAKNDEAEHIPEIRTIPIAETGKTEAMADSPGRSRESISRKDDFASEEKLEQSLEKIKGSISDKILYCESCHSRLRIRLSGRYKCPACGIEFDVNRLGGVRYLERLVVPPEVSGSAGNLVQSSHP, via the coding sequence TTGGAACTCAAGACTTCTCGCTTTCAGAAAATTTTGAGGATCGTTCCGAAAGGGACACTGGATTCTCATTCTTCACCCGACCTGATTCGTTTTTTAAAATCGCGTTGGGAAGAGGGTGAACGTCTTTTCTTGATGATCTGTGACTCCGTTCAATACTTAGAAGAGGAAGGCATTTCGTCCTTATCCGAATTGCAGTCCTATCTACAAAAAAACGGCGGGAATATCGCTTTCATCGGCTGGAATGAGGAATGCAAACTGGTACTTGGTCTTTTTGGCTTAGCGACTTCCTTACCGATTTTTCCTACGGAACGAGCTGCGGAAGAATGGCTATCCTCGTTAAAAATCGAAGATCTACGTTCCAAGCGGAGTGTGTCGGAGGATTCCTTCGCATCATTGAGGCAAACAAAACCTCTGCAATTTTATTCCGCTCCGATCGAATCCGTTCTTGCAAAGAATGATGAAGCGGAACATATCCCGGAGATTCGGACGATTCCTATAGCTGAAACCGGGAAGACTGAGGCTATGGCAGATTCTCCCGGTCGAAGTCGAGAATCGATTTCTAGAAAGGATGATTTTGCTTCCGAAGAAAAATTGGAACAATCTCTGGAAAAAATCAAGGGCTCCATATCCGATAAAATCTTATATTGTGAAAGTTGCCATTCCCGTTTGCGAATTCGGCTTTCCGGAAGATACAAATGTCCTGCTTGCGGAATTGAGTTTGACGTGAACAGGTTGGGCGGAGTTCGCTACTTAGAACGGCTTGTAGTCCCGCCGGAAGTTTCCGGTTCAGCAGGTAACCTTGTCCAAAGCAGCCACCCGTAG
- a CDS encoding LIC_12071 family protein has product MQTFKSVLFFIFALIVCEGIAIGASAWSFLESSLASFNQLKISSDHRARDTVSSLSKSTESKLEGDKLADLNFTFARLVKVTSEDKDGFRIKEISIVNDSGVVLASSNEDYVEDPLKKRKPEIKFLSPTFTIAHRLRKWQVGTPVLLGKRNVPSDQPVLKAVAPIFPEILEPEVLLSMGVYHPEKLERVASLFMTYERGNFGQFVSTQTDLFLWIAQNNAWIALICALILGLMHILIKSAGSSAFAQANTSAPSAARTVSSPPLWEKVDFAQTEGPVRWQAGSQPTASQQSLSSTPMPAAEVQRHVPAKTDILEKPMPISSPEIVAQRLDKPEILDAIYLG; this is encoded by the coding sequence GTGCAGACTTTTAAATCCGTTCTATTCTTTATTTTTGCTCTCATCGTTTGCGAAGGAATTGCAATCGGTGCCTCCGCCTGGTCCTTTCTGGAATCCTCTTTGGCTTCCTTTAATCAGCTGAAAATTTCGTCGGACCATCGTGCGAGGGACACAGTCAGTTCCCTTTCCAAATCCACGGAAAGCAAATTGGAAGGCGATAAATTAGCGGATTTGAACTTTACTTTCGCGCGATTAGTTAAAGTAACTTCCGAAGATAAAGACGGATTTCGGATCAAAGAAATTTCTATCGTAAATGATTCCGGAGTCGTTCTGGCATCCTCAAACGAAGACTATGTAGAAGATCCCTTAAAAAAGAGAAAACCGGAAATCAAATTTCTATCTCCCACGTTCACGATTGCACACCGGCTTAGGAAATGGCAGGTGGGAACTCCAGTATTACTCGGAAAAAGAAATGTTCCTTCGGATCAGCCTGTGCTAAAAGCCGTGGCTCCTATTTTTCCGGAAATTCTTGAACCGGAAGTTTTATTGTCCATGGGCGTCTACCATCCTGAGAAATTGGAAAGAGTCGCTTCCTTGTTTATGACTTATGAGCGAGGAAATTTCGGGCAATTCGTCAGCACGCAAACGGATCTTTTTCTTTGGATAGCTCAGAACAATGCATGGATCGCTTTAATCTGCGCCCTAATACTCGGGTTAATGCATATTTTAATCAAAAGCGCCGGATCATCCGCGTTCGCACAGGCGAACACTTCTGCACCATCTGCCGCTCGAACCGTTTCGTCTCCTCCACTTTGGGAAAAAGTGGATTTCGCGCAAACGGAAGGTCCTGTTCGCTGGCAAGCCGGAAGTCAACCTACCGCTTCTCAACAATCTTTGTCGAGTACGCCTATGCCGGCTGCAGAAGTGCAGAGACATGTTCCCGCTAAAACGGATATTTTGGAAAAACCGATGCCGATTTCCAGTCCGGAGATTGTTGCACAACGTTTGGATAAACCGGAAATTCTAGACGCGATTTATTTAGGATAG
- the lipB gene encoding lipoyl(octanoyl) transferase LipB: protein MVQAISLRRPVPYERYILFQEKARAKRKENILFLEHPPTITAGINYNIGNLLQNPEFLSKNGIALHYIKRGGDFTAHEPGQIVAYFHIDLKGRDLTITDFLDAVLSSVIESVKIVWDLDLIRRSDSPGLYLATNPERKILSIGVLFKSWFTSYGIALNVSNDFSAFRCIHPCGGDWRNMISIAKLGLDAGLEKRRQWISEFQRITQKKILREKTVCG from the coding sequence GTGGTACAGGCAATTTCCCTTAGGCGCCCGGTCCCCTATGAAAGATATATTCTCTTTCAGGAGAAGGCGAGGGCAAAAAGAAAGGAAAACATTCTATTTTTAGAACACCCTCCCACGATTACCGCCGGGATCAATTATAATATCGGTAACCTTCTTCAGAACCCGGAATTCCTATCTAAAAACGGGATCGCTCTCCATTATATCAAGCGTGGCGGGGATTTTACCGCCCATGAACCGGGACAAATCGTTGCTTATTTTCATATCGATCTGAAAGGGCGAGATCTGACGATTACCGATTTCTTAGATGCTGTGCTTTCTTCCGTCATAGAGTCCGTAAAAATAGTTTGGGATTTGGATCTGATTCGGCGTTCGGATTCGCCGGGGTTGTATCTTGCGACAAATCCTGAAAGGAAAATTCTTTCGATCGGAGTCCTATTCAAATCCTGGTTCACCAGTTATGGAATTGCTCTCAATGTATCTAATGATTTTTCCGCGTTTCGATGCATACATCCTTGCGGTGGGGATTGGAGAAACATGATATCCATAGCTAAACTGGGTTTGGACGCCGGCCTGGAAAAGCGAAGGCAGTGGATTTCAGAATTTCAAAGAATCACTCAAAAGAAGATCCTCCGGGAGAAAACCGTTTGCGGGTGA
- a CDS encoding type II toxin-antitoxin system antitoxin SocA domain-containing protein, whose product MEKLLEVISFILQRSPSGRNRQELAKLIYLADGVFFQKYAKIITGQKYIHLEDSPYAMELNQALLHLKENRLIDVQPKLTETGISGYLLIWVNPAHEEEIDLNRQEKRILRKVLENFKGKVYDENRVYPNLYENYVITPLFSEIKFNKETMNTKIHFFKRKTLLNISGKIFKVLFSE is encoded by the coding sequence ATGGAAAAGCTACTCGAAGTCATCTCCTTTATCTTACAAAGATCGCCGTCCGGACGCAATCGCCAGGAGCTGGCAAAATTAATTTATTTAGCGGACGGAGTTTTTTTCCAGAAATACGCCAAAATCATCACAGGGCAGAAATACATTCACTTGGAAGATTCTCCGTACGCAATGGAATTGAATCAAGCGTTGCTTCATTTGAAAGAAAACCGTCTAATAGATGTACAACCGAAATTGACCGAAACGGGGATTTCCGGTTATTTGCTGATTTGGGTCAATCCTGCTCACGAGGAGGAAATCGATTTGAATCGCCAGGAAAAACGGATTTTGAGGAAAGTATTGGAGAATTTCAAAGGGAAGGTTTACGACGAAAATCGAGTTTACCCTAATCTTTATGAAAATTACGTCATCACTCCACTCTTCTCGGAAATCAAATTCAACAAAGAAACGATGAATACTAAAATCCATTTCTTTAAGAGAAAAACGCTTTTGAATATCTCCGGCAAAATATTTAAGGTACTTTTTAGCGAGTAG
- the panD gene encoding aspartate 1-decarboxylase, producing the protein MLITVCKGKIHRATVTDADLNYEGSLTVDMDLVDAAGMFPYEKVSVVNVNNGARFETYLIEGKRGSGEICLNGAAARLGMKGDKVIIISYGSLEEKELPKGYQPKVVLVDEKNHIKKI; encoded by the coding sequence ATGCTTATAACGGTTTGTAAAGGCAAAATACACCGCGCCACGGTTACGGACGCAGACCTCAATTACGAGGGAAGCTTAACCGTAGATATGGATTTGGTGGATGCGGCCGGAATGTTTCCCTACGAAAAGGTATCCGTTGTTAACGTTAATAACGGCGCTAGATTCGAGACATATCTCATAGAAGGCAAACGCGGTTCGGGAGAAATTTGCCTGAACGGGGCTGCGGCACGCCTAGGTATGAAAGGCGATAAAGTAATTATCATCTCTTACGGTTCTTTGGAAGAAAAAGAACTTCCAAAAGGATACCAACCTAAAGTCGTCCTTGTGGACGAAAAGAATCATATCAAAAAGATCTGA